Proteins encoded by one window of Carettochelys insculpta isolate YL-2023 chromosome 10, ASM3395843v1, whole genome shotgun sequence:
- the RAP2B gene encoding ras-related protein Rap-2b, protein MREYKVVVLGSGGVGKSALTVQFVTGSFIEKYDPTIEDFYRKEIEVDSSPSVLEILDTAGTEQFASMRDLYIKNGQGFILVYSLVNQQSFQDIKPMRDQIIRVKRYEKVPMILVGNKVDLEGEREVSYGEGKALAEEWSCPFMETSAKNKASVDELFAEIVRQMNYASQPNGDDQCCSSCVIL, encoded by the coding sequence ATGCGAGAATACAAAGTGGTGGTGCTGGGCTCGGGCGGGGTGGGCAAATCCGCCCTCACCGTGCAGTTCGTCACGGGCTCCTTCATCGAGAAGTATGACCCCACCATCGAGGACTTCTACCGCAAGGAGATCGAGGTGGATTCCTCCCCGTCGGTGCTGGAGATCCTGGACACCGCCGGCACCGAGCAGTTCGCCTCCATGCGGGACCTCTACATCAAGAACGGGCAAGGCTTCATCCTGGTCTACAGCCTGGTCAACCAGCAGAGCTTCCAGGACATCAAGCCCATGCGGGACCAGATCATCCGGGTGAAGAGGTACGAGAAGGTGCCCATGATCCTGGTGGGCAACAAGGTGGACTTGGAAGGCGAGAGGGAGGTCTCGTATGGGGAAGGCAAAGCTCTGGCCGAGGAGTGGAGCTGCCCCTTCATGGAAACTTCAGCCAAAAACAAAGCTTCGGTGGATGAACTGTTCGCAGAGATTGTCCGGCAGATGAACTACGCTTCCCAGCCCAACGGGGATGATCAGTGCTGCTCGTCCTGCGTGATCCTCTGA